The Bacteroidia bacterium region ATCTAACAAAAACAGCTTATTAATTTTTGAAGAGCCGGAAGCCCATTCATTTCCACCTTACATGATTAAGTTCGCCCAGGAAGTAATTAATAGTGAAACTAATCAATTTGCAATTGCCACTCATAGTCCCTATGTAATTACTGATTTTTTGGAGGACGCCTTCAGCGATACAGCCATTTTTGTTGTTTATTATGAAAACAATCAAACAAAAGTAAAACAGCTTACAGATGCAGAGATGCATGATGCCTTGCAACATGGCGTTGATATTCTATTAAATATTGAGAATTACATTCCTCAATCATGAGTAGTGATTTATATATCATTCCTGAATGTTATGCTGATACTTTATTGGTAGAATCCTTAGCTCATCCAAAACAAGGATACAATCACCAAAAAGGCAGTGGTACTGTAGGTAGGAAAATGCAAACAGTTTTCCAAAATCAATTTGCCTTAGGTATAATTGACAAGGATGAAAAAACATTAGATTATTTGAAAAACCATTTTAAGTTGGTTATTCAAGGTAATGAAATTCAACTTTGGCGTCACAAAGAAGATACAATTCATCAATGGATCATTCAAATTTGCCCGGAATTAGAGCCTTGGCTTTTAAAGAGGGCAACAGAATCCGGATTAACTGAAACTAACTTTTCATTTTTAACAAATAGAAAGTCTATTGATAAAAGACTTAAATCACTTACTAGTAAGAGAGACCAAGAAATTCGTAATTTTTACAATGAATTGATAAGAAGAAATAATCCTATCATTCTAAAACTTCAATCTTGGATCATCTATTTGAAACAAAAACAATACCTGGCAATTATAGAAGATATTGAGAGATTTTGACTTTTTCTAAACTTGGTTCTATTAACTCAAGCAACTTTGAAAAGTACAACTTAGAATTCATTTTTTGCTGATTATGTAATCACCTTAATTTATTAATGCCGACAAAAACAGGAATTAACTACCTAGAAATAATCAAGCTAACCATTGCAAATCCCAGAACAATGCAAATTGAAACACCGCCTTTCAATTTGCACAATTTTAACTACGGTAAAGACTCTCTTTTGCTTTACTTCTCATAAAAATGCATTTCCTTCAGGTACTCCCAAACGGCCGGTGAAAGAAAGTGGCGCACATCCTTTTTATCATGAATGGCTTGTCGGATAAAAGAAGATGAAATCTCAACCTCAGGAGCCTGGACCAGGGAAAAATTAGGGTTATTGAGCAAGGCGTGCCCCTGGAACCCGTTTCTGGGATATACTAAAATGTGGTAATGTTCGATAATGGCCTCGTAATTTTTCCATTTATGAAAATTCTCCAAGTTATCACTGCCCATGATGAGGGAAAAGCGATACTGAGGATATTTTTCGCTTAGGTGAGCCAGGGTGGTTACAGTGTAGGAAGGGGTAGGAAGATCAAATTCAATGGTAGAGGCTTTGAGTTTGGAATAATCACCAATAGCCAGCTGAACAAGTTGAAGGCGGTGGTGGTTAGACAACAGGCTTTCTTTGGATTTAAACGGGTTTTGGGGAGAAATTACCAACCATACTTCATCCACCGGACCAAACTCAGCGATGTAATTGGCAACCACTAAATGTCCCACATGCACCGGATTAAACGAACCGAAGTACAAACCTATTTTCTTGTTTTTCAAGCCCTTCTAAAATTTTCTAC contains the following coding sequences:
- a CDS encoding nicotinate-nucleotide adenylyltransferase encodes the protein MKNKKIGLYFGSFNPVHVGHLVVANYIAEFGPVDEVWLVISPQNPFKSKESLLSNHHRLQLVQLAIGDYSKLKASTIEFDLPTPSYTVTTLAHLSEKYPQYRFSLIMGSDNLENFHKWKNYEAIIEHYHILVYPRNGFQGHALLNNPNFSLVQAPEVEISSSFIRQAIHDKKDVRHFLSPAVWEYLKEMHFYEK